The Gouania willdenowi chromosome 7, fGouWil2.1, whole genome shotgun sequence genome includes a window with the following:
- the si:ch73-70k4.1 gene encoding Fanconi anemia core complex-associated protein 20 — translation MADVSSKSRLKRKKSSVVELQSDQLNPKDEKATLALTVNCAAITEGPVGGASVWWNRAQPPAVESLWAFALKSVFLPSSTSKRFDWLTDLPLPSAVAPVAQSSEDGWSYDLSAAVAPLPEPPALPVAPPTLDSSPQDCTPVSGLPERTTSGRISNHAVVCQPPPSSETSRVDGGNAVSCCSFNVPLSPPPDRQQTPVGVADKEEELAMGQEKKNVSEHGGNPAAAAAGGGGEGLHSCPMCLQVFPDGCSQMERDGHLAQCLSDMNVDVTW, via the exons ATGGCGGACGTTTCTTCTAAGTCCAGACTGAAACGAAAGAAGTCTTCTGTGGTAGAGCTACAGTCTGATCAGTTAAATCCGAAAGATGAGAAAGCAACATTAGCGCTGACAGTGAACTGTGCAGCCATTACTGAAGG GccagtgggcggagcctcagTGTGGTGGAACAGAGCACAGCCGCCTGCTGTGGAGAGCCTGTGGGCGTTTGCACTGAAGTCTGTCTTTCTTCCATCCTCTACAAGCAAGCGCTTTGATTGGCTGACGGATCTCCCACTGCCATCTGCAGTG GCGCCTGTAGCACAGTCATCAGAGGATGGGTGGAGCTATGACCTCAGCGCTGCAGTAGCTCCTCTGCCTGAGCCGCCTGCCCTGCCTGTGGCTCCACCCACACTGGACTCCTCCCCTCAGGACTGCACACCTGTGTCGGGCCTACCTGAGAGAACAACGTCTGGAAGGATTTCTAATCATGCAGTTGTTTGTCAGCCGCCTCCATCATCAGAAACCAGTCGTGTTGATGGAGGCAACGCCGTCTCATGTTGCTCGTTTAATGTTCCTCTCTCACCGCCGCCCGACCGTCAACAAACGCCTGTGGGAGTGGCAGACAAGGAGGAGGAGTTGGCGATGgggcaagagaagaaaaatgTCTCAGAGCATGGAGGgaatccagcagcagcagcagcaggaggaggaggggaaggGCTGCACAGCTGTCCCATGTGTCTGCAGGTGTTTCCTGACGG GTGTTCACAGATGGAGCGTGACGGCCACCTGGCTCAGTGTCTGTCAGACATGAATGTGGATGTGACCTGGTGA